In Stieleria varia, one genomic interval encodes:
- a CDS encoding efflux RND transporter permease subunit, whose amino-acid sequence MARNTIAANLLMFILLGGGLWSAAAIQKEVFPESQLDIVEVSVGYPGASPEEVEQGILRPIEGAVRSVDGIQRLDSAARESSGTVTIELVAGQNRMKAFQDIDQAVSRIRTFPEQIEQPEVRLQSEQREVMRVVIYGDIDVWALRKLAEQLRDTLLSTEEITQVELRRVPQYVTHIEIPRQQLREYGLTLPDVADIIRTASQDVAAGSVQTSAGEILLRVKARKQWADEFAKIEIVSGREGPSVTLGDLATICDGFEEVGFHSQFSQTPSVELDIFRVGSQSPIDIAAVVEKTMSEFESVMPPGVDWRIDRNNAEEFRRRLNLVLENAGMAVVIVLVILAIFLEFRLAFWVMMGMVVSFVAGILFLPLFGVSINMISLFGFLVVLGIVVDDAVVVGENVYEKRQTDANHEDASIAGTREVASPVVFSVLTNIVAFVPLLFIPGETGKFWGPLPVVVIIVLTLSLFESLFILPAHLAHAREVVHRRGLWALPHRAQQGFGRGFSRLVDILYRPILLFCLKYRYVVASVALALFLLVGGYATSAHMGMILMPEVSADEIEAGVRMPVGTTQDQSAEIARVVTEASLRMFDEHNLYEVAEGIKTNVRGQDFIDVEIVMKPPDQRDMTANEVIELWRESIGDLPGVDQVTFEAERGPGGGGRRDISVALSHSNIEVLDKAARDFVARVEQYANVRDVSDNYNKGKSQYDFRLLPEGRALGLTDEGLGQQLRGAFFGSLALRLLRGTNEVEVRVKLPKDQREDIHHLEDLVIRTPSGAEVPLMDVAELKKNVAFSRINRRDGRRAISVSMDVEPKRAITQVISAMEKDALPALRRDYPGITWTFDGSNAEMRRATSALWGYFGLALAVIYSLLAIAFRGYVQPLIVLVAIPFGIVGAVLGHIWLGYDISLVSLMGVIALSGVVINDSLIMIDYANRRRQNDVDCNAFDAISQAGVRRFRPILLTTLTTFGGLVPLIFERSLQAQYIIPMAISLGFGIVFSTAIILVLIPCLYLILEDLIAVFTPKSD is encoded by the coding sequence ATGGCTCGCAACACCATCGCGGCCAACTTGTTGATGTTCATTCTGCTCGGTGGAGGCCTGTGGTCTGCTGCAGCGATTCAAAAGGAGGTCTTTCCCGAATCACAGCTTGATATCGTCGAAGTGAGTGTGGGTTACCCGGGTGCTTCGCCAGAGGAAGTCGAGCAGGGCATATTGCGGCCAATCGAAGGCGCCGTGCGCAGTGTTGACGGTATCCAGCGCCTCGATAGTGCAGCCCGCGAGTCGAGTGGTACCGTGACGATCGAACTGGTGGCCGGTCAGAATCGCATGAAGGCGTTCCAGGATATTGACCAGGCCGTCAGCCGCATTCGCACGTTTCCAGAGCAGATTGAACAGCCCGAAGTGCGTTTGCAGTCCGAGCAACGCGAAGTCATGCGTGTGGTGATCTACGGTGACATCGACGTGTGGGCATTACGCAAGCTGGCTGAACAGTTGCGAGATACGTTGCTGTCGACTGAAGAGATCACGCAGGTCGAATTGCGACGGGTGCCACAGTATGTCACGCACATCGAGATCCCGCGTCAACAACTACGCGAATACGGGCTGACGCTACCGGATGTGGCCGACATCATTCGGACCGCCAGTCAAGACGTTGCGGCGGGTTCAGTGCAAACCAGTGCCGGTGAAATTCTGTTGCGGGTCAAGGCTCGCAAACAGTGGGCGGATGAGTTTGCCAAGATTGAAATTGTGTCTGGACGTGAAGGGCCGAGTGTGACGTTGGGTGACTTGGCCACGATTTGCGACGGATTCGAGGAAGTCGGATTTCATTCCCAGTTCAGCCAAACTCCCTCGGTCGAGCTGGACATCTTTCGGGTCGGTTCCCAGTCGCCGATCGACATAGCAGCGGTCGTCGAAAAGACCATGAGTGAATTTGAGAGCGTGATGCCGCCCGGAGTGGATTGGCGGATTGACCGCAACAATGCGGAAGAGTTTCGGCGGCGCCTGAATTTGGTTTTGGAAAACGCCGGCATGGCCGTCGTGATCGTGTTGGTCATCCTGGCGATATTCTTGGAATTCCGGTTGGCGTTCTGGGTGATGATGGGAATGGTCGTCTCATTTGTCGCGGGCATTCTGTTCTTGCCTCTGTTCGGCGTCAGCATCAACATGATCTCGCTATTCGGCTTTCTCGTCGTCTTGGGGATCGTGGTCGATGATGCGGTCGTGGTGGGAGAAAATGTCTATGAGAAACGCCAAACCGATGCCAATCATGAGGATGCCTCGATTGCGGGTACGCGAGAAGTCGCATCACCGGTCGTCTTTAGCGTGCTGACCAACATTGTCGCGTTTGTGCCTCTGTTGTTCATTCCCGGGGAGACCGGAAAGTTTTGGGGGCCGCTGCCGGTGGTCGTGATCATTGTGCTGACCCTGTCTCTGTTCGAATCCCTGTTCATTCTGCCTGCCCACTTGGCTCATGCACGCGAGGTGGTGCACCGTCGCGGACTGTGGGCGTTGCCGCACCGAGCACAACAAGGTTTTGGTCGCGGTTTCAGTCGCTTGGTCGACATTCTGTATCGACCGATTTTGTTGTTCTGCCTGAAGTATCGCTACGTCGTTGCAAGTGTCGCGCTGGCCCTGTTTTTGCTGGTCGGAGGCTACGCGACAAGTGCGCATATGGGCATGATTCTGATGCCGGAGGTCTCCGCAGATGAGATCGAGGCAGGCGTGAGAATGCCGGTCGGGACAACACAGGATCAGTCCGCGGAGATTGCCCGAGTGGTGACCGAAGCCAGTTTGCGAATGTTCGACGAACACAATTTGTATGAAGTCGCCGAGGGGATCAAAACCAATGTTCGTGGTCAGGACTTCATCGATGTTGAAATCGTGATGAAGCCACCGGATCAACGTGATATGACGGCAAATGAAGTCATCGAATTGTGGCGAGAATCGATCGGCGACTTACCGGGCGTGGATCAAGTCACGTTTGAAGCCGAACGCGGTCCGGGCGGTGGTGGGCGACGCGACATTAGCGTCGCACTGAGTCACTCCAACATTGAGGTGCTGGATAAAGCGGCCCGTGATTTTGTCGCACGTGTGGAACAATACGCGAACGTCCGCGATGTTAGTGACAACTACAACAAAGGCAAATCGCAGTACGATTTTCGGTTGCTGCCGGAGGGACGCGCCTTGGGCTTGACTGACGAAGGCCTGGGGCAGCAACTGCGCGGAGCATTCTTCGGCTCGCTCGCTCTCCGGTTGCTGCGCGGCACCAATGAAGTGGAAGTGCGAGTGAAATTGCCCAAAGATCAACGCGAAGATATCCATCACTTAGAGGACTTGGTCATTCGCACGCCCAGCGGAGCTGAAGTGCCGTTGATGGATGTTGCAGAGTTAAAGAAAAACGTGGCTTTTTCACGCATCAATCGGCGTGATGGTCGTCGCGCAATCAGTGTGTCGATGGACGTCGAACCCAAACGAGCCATTACACAAGTCATCTCTGCGATGGAAAAGGATGCCTTACCTGCGCTACGTCGCGATTACCCAGGGATCACTTGGACGTTTGACGGGAGTAATGCGGAGATGCGTCGGGCAACGTCCGCCCTGTGGGGATATTTTGGGCTGGCCCTGGCGGTGATTTACTCTCTGCTGGCCATCGCCTTTCGTGGCTACGTGCAACCATTGATTGTTTTGGTCGCGATACCCTTTGGCATTGTTGGTGCGGTACTGGGACACATTTGGCTCGGCTACGACATTTCGCTGGTAAGTCTGATGGGCGTGATTGCGTTGTCTGGCGTGGTGATCAACGACTCACTCATCATGATCGACTACGCCAACCGCCGCCGGCAAAACGATGTCGACTGCAACGCGTTCGACGCGATCTCGCAAGCGGGTGTTCGACGTTTCCGGCCGATTCTGCTCACCACGTTGACCACTTTTGGCGGGCTGGTGCCTTTGATTTTCGAAAGATCTCTGCAAGCACAGTACATCATTCCGATGGCCATTTCCCTCGGCTTTGGCATCGTGTTCTCGACGGCTATCATTTTGGTGCTGATTCCGTGTCTCTATCTGATACTGGAAGACCTCATAGCAGTCTTTACGCCCAAGTCTGATTGA
- a CDS encoding efflux RND transporter periplasmic adaptor subunit, which produces MTDSGTERPRRRWLSVVLNAIICLSILGGSVAGVWLIYRTGPTAKQIETKRRSAALVETITVRRDDYAPQLSVLGTVQPAQDIVLSPRVRGEIIKISPSFVPGGMVREGEMLLQIDPADFENTVSVRQSELEQVEADWEIEVGRRKLAEQELELLGDSISGINRALVLREPQSASLKSQLSAAKAALERAKLDLERTKLIAPFDAQVLRQAVNVGSQVGPGDDLGQLVGIDEYWVLAAVPLRSLRWIKFPTDDQSGSVVTLHHTNAWAPDVTRTGYVARMIGAVDQQTRLARVLVTVDDPLGKKSNSPPLILDTLIEARIEGTEIPDVVRLNREHVHDGDTLWAMKDEKLEIRVADIVFQDPQFAYIRSGLEDGDQVVTTTLATVAEGVRLRKIDSPDEVETPDEVNEGSPEEQAEPQTPAKSRLSWTSDQDARGDRVITAQSAENGK; this is translated from the coding sequence ATGACTGATAGCGGGACCGAAAGGCCACGTCGACGCTGGTTGAGCGTCGTTTTGAACGCGATCATTTGCCTTTCAATTCTCGGCGGTTCCGTCGCTGGCGTATGGCTCATCTACAGGACGGGGCCGACTGCAAAGCAGATTGAAACCAAACGGAGGTCCGCCGCATTGGTCGAAACCATCACGGTTCGACGCGATGATTACGCTCCGCAGTTGTCGGTCTTGGGAACCGTGCAGCCGGCACAGGACATTGTGCTCAGTCCGCGAGTTCGAGGCGAAATCATCAAGATATCCCCTTCGTTCGTTCCAGGCGGAATGGTCCGAGAGGGCGAGATGCTGTTGCAGATTGATCCGGCTGATTTTGAGAATACCGTGTCTGTTCGTCAGAGCGAGTTGGAACAGGTCGAAGCCGACTGGGAGATCGAAGTCGGTCGTCGCAAGCTTGCCGAGCAAGAGCTGGAGTTGTTGGGAGACTCCATCAGCGGTATCAACCGTGCTCTCGTTTTGCGAGAGCCGCAGTCGGCATCGCTCAAGAGCCAATTGAGTGCGGCGAAGGCAGCTTTGGAGCGAGCGAAGTTGGATTTGGAACGAACAAAGTTGATCGCCCCCTTTGACGCCCAGGTCCTCAGGCAAGCGGTCAACGTGGGGTCGCAAGTCGGACCGGGCGATGATCTTGGGCAACTTGTGGGTATCGATGAATACTGGGTGCTTGCCGCCGTTCCCCTGCGGAGTTTGAGGTGGATCAAATTTCCCACGGACGATCAATCCGGTTCCGTCGTGACTTTGCACCACACAAATGCTTGGGCGCCCGACGTCACGCGCACTGGCTACGTTGCTCGGATGATCGGTGCCGTGGATCAGCAAACACGTTTGGCGCGTGTGCTGGTCACAGTCGATGATCCACTCGGCAAGAAATCCAACTCGCCACCGCTCATTCTGGACACGCTCATTGAGGCTCGCATCGAGGGCACCGAGATTCCCGATGTTGTGCGATTGAATCGAGAGCACGTCCACGATGGCGATACATTATGGGCTATGAAGGATGAGAAGTTAGAGATCCGCGTAGCCGATATTGTTTTTCAGGATCCTCAGTTCGCTTATATCCGCAGCGGTCTTGAAGATGGCGATCAAGTTGTCACCACAACGCTGGCGACCGTTGCCGAAGGGGTTCGATTGCGCAAGATCGATAGCCCGGACGAGGTGGAGACACCTGACGAAGTGAACGAGGGCTCGCCTGAAGAGCAGGCAGAGCCGCAGACGCCGGCTAAGTCCCGCCTGAGCTGGACCAGTGATCAAGATGCCCGTGGAGATCGGGTGATTACGGCGCAGTCCGCGGAGAATGGCAAGTGA
- a CDS encoding alpha/beta hydrolase, with translation MSRSAFRRKAISSTKWLLILAVVLLHSDGALAQEAAPAVKTVPVWSGNMPAWTAPTEPEQDTSGPNGRDVAGKSVIRLGNVSKPELHLYPFPGSENTVIVNPGGGYSILAWDLEGTEIAQWLQSIGVSAVVLKYRVPTRNEEKNWLPPVQDIQRSVSLLRSGAIDGFQPKRIGVLGFSAGGNASARAATATQRHYEPIDAHDQASAKPDFAVLVYPAWLADKEDESKLIEDLTVSPETPPMFFAHAGNDRISCMSSVTLFTTLRANKVPAELHVFANGGHGFGARDTGESKDHWPALCESWMRDNGWLK, from the coding sequence ATGTCTCGTAGCGCGTTCCGTCGTAAAGCAATTTCCAGCACCAAGTGGCTTTTGATCCTCGCCGTTGTTCTTCTTCACAGTGACGGTGCCTTGGCACAAGAAGCCGCCCCTGCCGTCAAGACCGTTCCCGTGTGGTCGGGCAACATGCCTGCTTGGACTGCACCTACAGAGCCCGAGCAAGACACGAGTGGGCCCAACGGTCGAGATGTTGCGGGGAAATCCGTGATTCGATTGGGAAACGTCAGCAAACCAGAGTTGCACCTGTATCCCTTTCCCGGCAGCGAAAACACTGTGATCGTCAACCCCGGCGGTGGCTACTCCATCTTGGCGTGGGATCTGGAAGGAACCGAGATCGCCCAGTGGCTGCAAAGCATCGGCGTCAGTGCAGTGGTCCTCAAATACCGCGTGCCGACGCGAAACGAAGAAAAGAACTGGTTGCCGCCCGTGCAGGACATCCAACGCAGCGTCAGCTTGCTGAGAAGCGGTGCGATCGATGGGTTCCAGCCCAAACGCATCGGCGTGCTCGGTTTCTCCGCTGGCGGCAACGCGTCCGCGCGAGCCGCGACAGCCACGCAGCGACACTATGAGCCAATTGATGCTCATGACCAAGCGTCTGCGAAGCCCGATTTCGCGGTCCTCGTCTACCCTGCTTGGCTGGCCGACAAAGAAGACGAATCCAAACTGATCGAGGACTTGACGGTCAGCCCCGAAACACCTCCCATGTTTTTCGCCCATGCGGGCAACGACCGCATCAGTTGCATGAGCAGCGTGACCTTGTTCACGACCCTGCGAGCCAACAAGGTTCCCGCGGAACTGCACGTGTTCGCCAACGGCGGCCACGGGTTCGGTGCCCGCGACACGGGAGAGAGCAAGGATCATTGGCCCGCGTTGTGTGAGTCCTGGATGCGAGACAACGGTTGGCTAAAATAA
- a CDS encoding TolC family protein produces the protein MQSRNSESGCHCGETAGLQLSGRVNHRKMGWLRMIALVVFSGFAGCASKGPMPSYSTSSLPPMSESGQTESPDRWWTTFNDRELDSQVNRALGENLDLAIALQRLRAAQAVTRREASDLYPDLNGFFVNQNSFGPGPTDSRIDWGLDAAYQVDLWGRNRTRVAAEQLRTEATRADYHAVALTLSAEIARNWFALIEASAQIELLEEQVETNVKGLKAVELRYAEIGEGGSPNVLRQRGLVQSTLEQIIVVKADMEVLEHRLSVLTGQPPQTASYITGSDFPELPPLPYTGLPSELLSRRPDVRAAYLALEAADRDVAVAVRDQYPRLDLSASLVNSAENPETLFRDWFLSIGGQLLGPILDGGQRRAEVDRRKALVCERFAAYRQAILIALQEVEDGLALERYQIERIEKLETQVQLAQLASEQLLQFFITGEATYLDVLSSNQTEQRLQRSLLSARLDLILNRIRLYLALAGDFDTRPDPSLILPPSGPQNLSEITIDVPPQELDAEGAGLQDDTLDRSEPGIDSPEPELPSTFRSVFSEFQSGSEQNIFSP, from the coding sequence ATGCAATCGCGAAACAGCGAGAGTGGCTGTCATTGCGGCGAAACGGCTGGTTTGCAACTGAGTGGACGCGTCAATCACCGGAAAATGGGTTGGCTGCGAATGATAGCCTTGGTGGTTTTCAGCGGCTTCGCGGGCTGTGCGAGCAAGGGTCCGATGCCGAGCTACTCGACGAGTTCTCTGCCGCCGATGTCGGAAAGCGGCCAAACGGAATCGCCTGATCGCTGGTGGACCACATTCAACGATCGTGAATTGGATAGTCAAGTCAACCGGGCATTGGGTGAGAACCTTGACTTGGCGATCGCGTTGCAGCGGTTGCGTGCGGCGCAAGCCGTCACGCGTCGCGAAGCATCCGACTTGTACCCGGACCTGAATGGATTCTTTGTCAATCAGAATTCCTTTGGTCCTGGCCCGACCGATTCGCGAATCGATTGGGGGTTGGACGCGGCCTACCAAGTAGACCTGTGGGGCCGCAATCGTACTCGAGTGGCTGCAGAGCAATTGCGTACGGAAGCGACCCGAGCGGATTATCACGCGGTGGCGCTGACGTTGTCGGCGGAGATAGCGCGGAATTGGTTTGCGTTGATCGAGGCGTCGGCTCAAATCGAACTGTTAGAAGAGCAGGTCGAAACAAACGTCAAGGGATTGAAGGCTGTTGAGCTGCGATACGCTGAGATCGGAGAGGGCGGCAGTCCCAACGTACTGCGTCAAAGGGGATTGGTGCAATCGACGCTTGAGCAGATCATTGTGGTGAAAGCTGACATGGAAGTACTGGAGCATCGTCTATCAGTGTTGACAGGTCAGCCGCCGCAGACGGCCAGTTATATCACGGGTAGCGACTTTCCAGAACTTCCACCGCTTCCCTACACGGGCTTGCCATCGGAGTTGCTGAGCCGAAGGCCGGATGTGCGGGCGGCATACCTAGCTTTGGAGGCGGCAGATCGCGACGTTGCTGTTGCGGTGCGAGATCAATATCCGCGGTTGGATCTGTCGGCTTCTTTAGTCAACTCGGCAGAGAATCCAGAGACATTGTTTCGCGACTGGTTTTTGTCGATTGGTGGGCAATTGTTGGGACCGATTCTGGACGGTGGTCAGCGGCGAGCGGAAGTCGATCGACGCAAAGCGTTGGTGTGCGAGCGTTTTGCGGCGTACCGGCAAGCGATCTTGATTGCTTTGCAGGAAGTCGAAGACGGCTTGGCCTTGGAACGCTACCAGATTGAGCGCATTGAAAAACTTGAAACCCAAGTGCAGCTGGCCCAGCTCGCATCCGAACAGCTCTTGCAGTTTTTCATCACGGGCGAAGCGACCTATCTGGACGTGTTGAGTTCCAACCAGACAGAGCAGCGTTTGCAGCGTTCGCTTCTGTCGGCCCGGCTGGACCTCATCCTAAACCGTATCCGATTGTATTTGGCTCTGGCTGGAGACTTCGACACGCGACCGGATCCAAGTCTTATTCTGCCGCCCAGTGGCCCACAGAATCTTTCCGAGATTACCATCGATGTCCCACCCCAGGAGCTTGACGCCGAGGGAGCTGGTTTGCAGGATGATACACTTGATCGGAGCGAGCCAGGAATAGACAGTCCCGAACCAGAATTGCCCTCGACTTTCAGGAGCGTGTTCAGCGAGTTCCAGTCCGGTTCCGAACAGAACATTTTCAGCCCTTGA
- a CDS encoding XylR family transcriptional regulator translates to MSRKSVALLIETSNGYSRGLLEGVIAYTKERANWSVHLTEQERGAPPPTWLKTWGGDGIIARIETDAIGRQLKKFGVPIVDLSAARHVTGVPWADTEDRAIAKLAVDHFVERGFTNLAYCGDAGFQWSAKRRDHFRKIAEANRCRVFELDSIARYDDAYDLATENRRIMSWLSKLPRPVAIMGCYDFKAQQVLDACRQLNIAVPTEVAVLGVDNDRLICELSEPRLSSVIPDTKRTGYEAADLLDRMMSGEWVATETPLITQPLGIEIRESTDTLAIDDTEVATALHYIRRHATSNIRVTDVLNQVSISRRALEHRFKKQVGHTPHEEIQKVRMNRIKELLSETELTIHEIAERTGFEYDEYMTAAFKRETGRTPSEYRESMQPN, encoded by the coding sequence ATGTCTCGCAAGTCCGTCGCCCTGTTGATCGAAACCTCCAATGGCTACAGTCGTGGGCTGTTGGAAGGCGTGATTGCATACACCAAGGAGCGAGCGAATTGGTCTGTCCATTTGACGGAGCAGGAACGCGGCGCGCCGCCACCGACATGGCTAAAAACCTGGGGTGGAGACGGAATCATCGCGCGGATCGAGACAGACGCGATCGGCCGCCAACTCAAAAAGTTCGGCGTGCCGATTGTCGACCTCAGCGCTGCTAGGCACGTCACCGGGGTTCCATGGGCGGATACCGAGGACCGTGCGATCGCAAAACTGGCGGTGGATCATTTCGTCGAACGCGGATTCACCAATCTCGCCTATTGTGGGGACGCCGGTTTCCAATGGTCTGCGAAACGTCGAGACCATTTTCGCAAGATCGCGGAAGCCAACCGCTGCCGCGTTTTTGAACTCGACTCGATCGCACGCTATGACGACGCTTACGATCTGGCCACCGAAAATCGACGCATCATGTCCTGGCTATCGAAGCTGCCGAGGCCGGTCGCCATCATGGGGTGCTACGACTTCAAAGCGCAGCAGGTCCTGGACGCATGCCGTCAGTTAAACATCGCGGTGCCGACGGAGGTCGCCGTTTTGGGGGTCGATAACGACCGCCTGATCTGCGAACTATCCGAGCCGAGACTTTCCAGCGTCATCCCCGACACCAAGAGGACCGGATACGAAGCCGCAGACTTGCTGGATCGCATGATGTCGGGTGAATGGGTTGCCACCGAGACGCCATTGATCACGCAGCCACTGGGCATCGAAATCCGTGAATCAACCGACACTTTGGCGATCGATGACACAGAGGTGGCAACGGCACTTCACTACATACGACGCCACGCGACATCGAACATTCGCGTGACAGACGTGTTGAACCAGGTTTCGATTTCTCGCCGCGCGTTGGAACATCGATTCAAGAAGCAAGTCGGACATACACCGCACGAAGAGATCCAAAAGGTTCGAATGAATCGAATCAAAGAATTGTTGTCGGAGACGGAGTTGACGATCCATGAGATTGCCGAGCGAACAGGATTTGAGTACGACGAGTACATGACGGCTGCCTTCAAGAGAGAAACTGGCAGAACACCTTCGGAGTATCGAGAATCAATGCAGCCGAATTGA
- the xylA gene encoding xylose isomerase yields the protein MTAFPEVTKVQYEGPQSDNPLAFRWYNPEEMVAGKTMKDHLRFAVTYWHTFRGTGADPFGGGTMVRPWDDGSESVENACQRARAAFEFFEKLDVPYYAFHDRDVAPEGATLSESNANLDAVAEVLKAEQQRTGVKLLWGTANMFSNPRFMHGAATTCNVEVYAYAAAQVKKALEVTMALGGENYVFWGGREGYQCLYNTDMKRELDHLGRFFHMAVDYAKEIGFTGQFLIEPKPKEPTKHQYDSDAAACLNFLRTYDLTDHFKLNIETNHATLAGHEMMHELEYAGMQGALGSIDANTGDLLLGWDTDQFATNYYLTTQTMLVLLKYGLGSGGVNFDAKVRRESFEPIDLFHAHIGSMDAFARGLKVAAKIIEDRAIDKIVAQRYSSWDSDLGKKIESGNTSFAELESLMLDKGEAAANTSGRQEMLENIVNRYLDIA from the coding sequence ATGACCGCGTTTCCAGAAGTCACCAAGGTTCAGTACGAAGGTCCTCAGTCGGACAACCCATTAGCGTTTCGCTGGTACAACCCTGAAGAGATGGTTGCTGGCAAGACGATGAAGGATCACTTGCGTTTTGCGGTGACCTATTGGCATACGTTTCGCGGAACGGGCGCCGACCCGTTCGGAGGCGGCACCATGGTTCGCCCTTGGGATGACGGCAGCGAATCGGTCGAAAATGCCTGCCAGCGAGCTCGCGCAGCCTTTGAGTTCTTTGAGAAACTCGATGTCCCCTACTACGCCTTTCACGATCGTGACGTGGCCCCCGAAGGTGCAACGCTGTCGGAGTCCAATGCGAATCTGGATGCGGTGGCTGAAGTCCTCAAGGCGGAGCAGCAGCGCACGGGGGTCAAGCTGTTGTGGGGCACTGCGAACATGTTCAGCAACCCACGTTTCATGCACGGCGCCGCAACGACTTGCAACGTAGAAGTCTACGCGTACGCGGCGGCACAGGTGAAAAAAGCGTTGGAAGTCACGATGGCGCTCGGTGGAGAAAACTACGTTTTCTGGGGCGGTCGCGAAGGCTATCAGTGTCTCTACAACACTGACATGAAACGAGAACTGGATCACCTGGGACGCTTCTTTCACATGGCGGTCGATTACGCGAAAGAAATCGGATTCACGGGGCAGTTTCTGATCGAGCCCAAGCCCAAAGAGCCCACCAAGCACCAGTATGACTCGGACGCGGCCGCGTGCTTGAATTTCTTGCGGACCTACGACTTGACCGACCACTTCAAGTTGAACATCGAAACCAACCATGCAACGCTGGCTGGGCACGAGATGATGCACGAGCTGGAGTACGCGGGAATGCAGGGAGCCCTCGGTTCGATCGATGCCAACACGGGTGACTTGCTGTTGGGGTGGGATACCGACCAATTCGCTACGAACTACTATCTGACGACACAAACCATGTTGGTGCTGTTGAAGTATGGATTGGGTTCCGGAGGCGTGAACTTTGACGCCAAAGTCCGCCGAGAAAGCTTCGAACCGATCGATCTGTTTCACGCCCACATCGGCAGCATGGACGCATTTGCCCGTGGCCTGAAAGTCGCTGCAAAGATCATCGAAGACAGAGCTATCGACAAGATCGTTGCGCAGCGCTACAGCAGTTGGGACAGCGACCTGGGCAAGAAGATCGAATCGGGAAACACGTCCTTTGCTGAGTTGGAGTCCTTGATGCTGGACAAAGGCGAAGCGGCTGCGAACACCAGCGGGCGACAGGAAATGTTAGAAAACATCGTCAATCGCTACTTGGACATCGCGTAA
- a CDS encoding Dabb family protein: MPRLAHHVFFRLNDNSSEKVESLVADCEKYLRDHDGVVDFSVGTRDPELNRPVNHDFDVSLHVIFADRAAHDAYQVVPPHLEFIERQKGNWTEVKVCDSYLRD; the protein is encoded by the coding sequence ATGCCCAGACTTGCCCACCACGTTTTCTTTCGGCTCAACGACAATAGCAGCGAAAAGGTCGAAAGCCTCGTTGCCGATTGCGAAAAATATCTCCGTGATCACGACGGCGTCGTCGATTTTTCCGTGGGAACCCGTGATCCCGAGCTGAATCGACCAGTGAACCATGATTTCGACGTTTCACTTCACGTGATCTTTGCCGACCGCGCCGCACACGACGCCTACCAAGTCGTGCCGCCACACTTGGAGTTCATCGAACGCCAGAAAGGAAACTGGACCGAAGTCAAAGTCTGCGACAGCTATTTGCGCGACTGA